From the Theobroma cacao cultivar B97-61/B2 chromosome 2, Criollo_cocoa_genome_V2, whole genome shotgun sequence genome, one window contains:
- the LOC18607961 gene encoding 40S ribosomal protein S16, which produces MAEKASIESVQCFGRKKTAVAVTYCKRGRGLIKINGCPIELVEPEILRFKAVEPILLLGRQRFAGVDMRIRVKGGGHTSQIYAIRQSIAKALVAFYQKYVDEQSKKEIKDILVRYDRTLLVADPRRCEPKKFGGRGARARFQKSYR; this is translated from the coding sequence ATGGCGGAAAAAGCATCGATCGAGTCCGTACAATGCTTCGGTCGCAAGAAGACGGCGGTAGCAGTAACCTACTGCAAGAGAGGCCGTGGTCTGATCAAGATCAACGGTTGTCCCATCGAGCTCGTTGAGCCCGAGATCCTCCGTTTCAAGGCCGTAGAGCCAATCCTCCTTCTTGGCCGCCAACGTTTTGCTGGCGTTGACATGAGGATCCGAGTTAAAGGCGGAGGCCACACTTCTCAGATCTATGCTATCCGTCAAAGCATTGCTAAAGCCCTCGTCGCTTTTTACCAGAAGTACGTTGATGAGCAAAGCAAGAAGGAGATTAAGGACATTTTGGTCAGGTACGATAGGACTTTGCTGGTGGCTGATCCGAGGAGGTGCGAGCCCAAGAAGTTCGGTGGAAGAGGTGCTAGGGCAAGGTTCCAGAAGAGTTACcgttga